A single Capricornis sumatraensis isolate serow.1 chromosome 20, serow.2, whole genome shotgun sequence DNA region contains:
- the ZNF296 gene encoding zinc finger protein 296: MSRRKAGCMPRRIEPSPAANSDDEMEMRDLVIDVKPEPDPRPLQAPGLRPFIPKEVPAPERFESEPRHCAGPVPAGGLIHALSLSNQCSPWTPLSLSPHDRQPWTDKHPDLLTCGRCLQTFPLEAITAFMDHKKLGCQLFRGPSPCQGSEREDLKALNCLRCGRQFTGAWKLLRHAQWDHGLSIYQTEPESPEAPLLGLAEVAVAVSAVSSLVGPEAEVKGSRVGSTRRSPTCPVCKKTLSSFSNLKVHMRSHTGERPYACDQCPYACAQSSKLNRHKKTHRQLQPHSPCLADTGQEQASTAPPEPAAHAAAPASVLPCRGGEGAGAAAMAGVQEPGAPGGGAQAGPGGDGWGPESKEQRTDPEKNQKTSPKKPLKPAGKNRGPGPGGSCEFCGKHFTNSSNLTVHRRSHTGERPYACELCSYACAQSSKLNRHRRMHGLGPSGPRFACPHCCVPFGLRATLDKHLRQKHPEMAGDA, from the exons ATGTCCCGCCGCAAGGCCGGCTGCATGCCTCGCCGAATAGAACCCTCGCCCGCCGCCAACTCAGACGACGAGATGGAGATGCGAGACCTCGTCATCGACGTGAAGCCCGAGCCGGACCCGCGGCCCCTGCAGGCCCCGGGGTTAAGGCCCTTCATCCCGAAGGAAGTGCCCGCGCCAGAGCGGTTCGAGAGCGAACCCCGCCACTGCGCCGGCCCCGTGCCCGCCGGCGGCCTCATCCACGCCCTCAGCCTGAGCAACCAGTGTTCGCCGTGGACGCCGCTGTCCCTGAGCCCTCACG ACCGCCAGCCGTGGACCGACAAACATCCAGATCTGTTGACCTGCGGCCGCTGCCTGCAGACCTTCCCGTTGGAGGCCATCACTGCTTTCATGGACCACAAGAAGCTGGGCTGTCAGCTCTTCAGAGGCCCCAGCCCCTGCCAGGGCTCAG AACGTGAGGACCTGAAGGCCTTGAACTGCCTCCGCTGTGGCCGACAGTTCACGGGAGCCTGGAAACTGCTACGCCATGCCCAGTGGGACCATGGACTGTCCATCTACCAGACGGAACCTGAGTCCCCGGAGGCCCCACTGCTGGGCCTGGCTGAGGTGGCCGTGGCCGTGTCGGCCGTGTCGTCGTTGGTGGGGCCGGAAGCCGAGGTCAAGGGCTCCCGGGTGGGGTCCACCCGGCGAAGCCCCACCTGCCCCGTGTGTAAGAAGACCCTCAGCTCCTTTAGCAACCTCAAAGTGCACATGCGCTCGCACACAGGCGAGCGGCCCTACGCCTGCGACCAGTGTCCCTACGCCTGCGCCCAGAGCAGCAAGCTCAACCGCCACAAGAAGACCCACCGGCAGCTGCAGCCCCATAGCCCCTGCCTGGCCGACACTGGCCAGGAGCAGGCCTCCACCGCCCCTCCCGAGCCCGCCGCCCATGCCGCAGCCCCTGCCAGCGTCCTCCCgtgcagaggaggagagggggctggggcagCCGCTATGGCAGGGGTCCAGGAACCCGGGGCTCCTGGCGGCGGGGCTCAGGCAGGCCCTGGTGGGGACGGCTGGGGCCCTGAAAGTAAGGAGCAAAGAACGGACCCAGAGAAGAACCAGAAGACGTCACCCAAGAAGCCGCTGAAGCCAGCGGGCAAGAACCGGGGGCCAGGGCCTGGGGGCAGCTGCGAGTTCTGCGGGAAGCACTTCACGAACAGCAGCAACCTGACGGTGCACCGGCGCTCACACACGGGCGAGCGGCCCTACGCCTGCGAGCTCTGCTCCTACGCCTGCGCCCAGAGCAGCAAGCTCAACCGCCACCGCCGCATGCACGGCCTGGGGCCCAGTGGGCCCCGCTTCGCATGCCCCCACTGCTGCGTGCCCTTTGGCCTGCGGGCCACCCTGGACAAGCACCTGCGGCAGAAGCACCCCGAGATGGCTGGGGACGCCTGA